Proteins from a single region of Mycobacteriales bacterium:
- a CDS encoding FMN-binding negative transcriptional regulator produces the protein MLVHPWVAALDDAEWREWLGRNDFGQLVASGRGRDVPVVVPTHFRYDGATTVELHLARPNPVWAAIEENPIVLLTVVGDYVYVPSTWGAAPGTDPALGIATSYYATVQLTCAATVVDDDAAKAAILRRQLGRLQPEAGYAPVDETAEHYARRLPQIRGLRLDVTAMRAKFKYGGNKTPDHRAVIAGRLADRDGPMDAAAREHLLRRTEA, from the coding sequence GTGCTGGTGCATCCGTGGGTCGCCGCTCTCGACGACGCCGAGTGGCGGGAGTGGCTGGGCCGCAACGACTTCGGCCAGCTCGTCGCGTCCGGCCGTGGCCGGGACGTGCCGGTGGTCGTGCCGACGCACTTCCGCTACGACGGCGCCACGACCGTCGAGCTGCACCTCGCCCGGCCCAACCCCGTCTGGGCCGCGATCGAGGAGAACCCCATCGTCCTGCTCACCGTCGTCGGCGACTACGTCTATGTGCCGTCGACGTGGGGCGCCGCGCCCGGCACCGACCCCGCGCTCGGCATCGCGACCAGCTACTACGCGACCGTCCAGCTCACCTGCGCGGCGACCGTCGTCGACGACGACGCCGCGAAGGCGGCGATCCTGCGCCGCCAGCTCGGCCGGCTCCAGCCGGAGGCCGGCTACGCGCCGGTGGACGAGACGGCCGAGCACTACGCGCGCCGCCTCCCGCAGATCCGCGGGCTGCGCCTCGACGTGACCGCGATGCGCGCGAAGTTCAAGTACGGCGGCAACAAGACCCCGGACCACCGCGCCGTCATCGCCGGCCGGCTCGCCGACCGCGACGGGCCGATGGACGCGGCCGCGCGCGAGCACCTGCTGCGCCGCACGGAGGCGTAG
- the hemW gene encoding radical SAM family heme chaperone HemW — MPSAPPPGDPAPPDGSLPAEALETLGRNGFGVYVHVPYCAHRCGYCDFNTYVDDTGAAASYADAAVAELRLAARVLRDAPPADTVFFGGGTPTLLPPADLARILAAVRDTFGLAAGAEVTTEANPETVDPATLAALRESGFTRISLGMQSASPHVLATLERRHTPGRAPDAAREARAAGFGGVSLDLIYGTPGETDDDWRATLDAALAAEPDHLSAYALTVEPGTRLAAQVARGAVAPTDDDVHADRYEIADEMLGRNGFGWYEISNWARGDAHRCRHNELYWRGGDWWGVGPGAHSHVGGVRWWNVRLPRDHAAAVAAGRSPAQAREVLDAEARRVERVLLGVRVAGGHPAADLDADGHAAAAALADDGLLDAAALGDGRLLLTRRGRLLADAVVLRLVA; from the coding sequence GTGCCGTCCGCACCGCCGCCGGGCGACCCGGCGCCGCCGGACGGCTCGCTGCCCGCGGAGGCGCTGGAGACGTTGGGGCGCAACGGGTTCGGCGTCTACGTCCACGTCCCGTACTGCGCGCACCGCTGCGGCTACTGCGACTTCAACACCTACGTGGACGACACCGGCGCGGCCGCGTCGTACGCGGACGCCGCCGTCGCGGAGCTGCGCCTCGCGGCGCGGGTGCTGCGCGACGCGCCGCCGGCGGACACGGTGTTCTTCGGCGGCGGCACGCCGACGCTGCTGCCGCCCGCCGACCTGGCGCGCATCCTCGCGGCGGTGCGCGACACGTTCGGGCTGGCCGCCGGCGCCGAGGTCACCACCGAGGCGAACCCGGAGACGGTCGACCCGGCGACGCTGGCGGCGTTGCGGGAGAGCGGGTTCACCCGGATCAGCCTCGGGATGCAGAGCGCGTCGCCGCACGTCCTCGCCACGCTCGAACGCCGCCACACCCCCGGCCGCGCGCCCGACGCGGCGCGGGAGGCGCGGGCGGCCGGGTTCGGCGGCGTCAGCCTGGACCTCATCTACGGCACGCCGGGGGAGACCGACGACGACTGGCGCGCGACGCTCGACGCGGCGCTGGCGGCGGAGCCCGACCACCTGAGCGCCTACGCGCTCACCGTCGAGCCGGGCACCCGGCTGGCCGCGCAGGTGGCGCGGGGCGCGGTGGCGCCGACCGACGACGACGTGCACGCCGACCGGTACGAGATCGCGGACGAGATGCTGGGGCGCAACGGGTTCGGCTGGTACGAGATCAGCAACTGGGCGCGCGGCGACGCGCACCGCTGCCGCCACAACGAGCTCTACTGGCGCGGTGGCGACTGGTGGGGTGTAGGCCCCGGGGCGCACAGCCACGTCGGCGGCGTGCGCTGGTGGAACGTCCGCCTCCCGCGCGACCACGCGGCCGCCGTCGCGGCCGGCCGCAGCCCGGCGCAGGCGCGCGAGGTGCTCGACGCGGAGGCCCGGCGGGTGGAGCGCGTGCTGCTCGGCGTCCGCGTCGCCGGCGGCCACCCGGCCGCCGACCTGGACGCGGACGGGCACGCGGCGGCGGCGGCGCTCGCGGACGACGGGCTGCTCGACGCGGCGGCGCTCGGGGACGGCCGGCTGCTGCTCACCCGCCGCGGCCGGCTGCTCGCCGACGCCGTCGTGCTCCGCCTCGTCGCCTGA